A single genomic interval of Daucus carota subsp. sativus chromosome 1, DH1 v3.0, whole genome shotgun sequence harbors:
- the LOC108205075 gene encoding 5-amino-6-(5-phospho-D-ribitylamino)uracil phosphatase, chloroplastic has protein sequence MMVESISATSVLRHSPVLGLHQCKDVGGKKKAVGFVRIPQNDFLCRKLVCCSSLRGVGVGRPLRRILVKAQAMGLAKEAYSYQDEERLPRNFNHGSDSGVDRKPSLWPPENRADNAALQNPLLRQERMGCGWLGAIFEWEGVLIEENPDLEKQAWLILSQEEGKSPPPTFVTRRIEGMKNEQAISEVLCWAREPSQLRRMATRKEEIYQSLQGGIYRFRPGSQEFVDVLIHYKIPIALVSTRPRKTLENAIGAIGIEGVFSVIVTAEDVYRGKPDPEMFMYAAQLLQFLPERCIVFGNSNQTVEAAHDARMKCVAVASKHPVYELGAADLVVKRLDELSVVDLKNLADIDSPEFGEPELEMEFEEEADLSSSTSVATDDDFW, from the coding sequence ATGATGGTTGAGTCCATTAGTGCTACTTCTGTTTTGAGACACAGCCCGGTACTTGGATTGCATCAGTGTAAGGATGTTGGAGGTAAGAAGAAGGCAGTTGGTTTTGTCAGGATTCCACAAAATGATTTTCTCTGTAGAAAATTGGTATGTTGTAGCTCTTTGCGGGGGGTGGGTGTTGGTCGTCCGTTGAGGAGAATATTGGTTAAGGCTCAGGCTATGGGGTTGGCGAAAGAAGCTTATTCTTATCAAGATGAGGAGAGGTTACCTAGGAATTTTAATCATGGGTCTGATAGTGGTGTAGATCGCAAGCCTAGTTTGTGGCCTCCAGAGAACAGGGCTGATAACGCTGCACTTCAGAATCCATTGCTGCGACAAGAAAGGATGGGGTGTGGGTGGTTAGGTGCTATATTTGAATGGGAAGGAGTCTTAATTGAGGAAAATCCTGATCTTGAAAAGCAGGCTTGGTTGATTCTTTCTCAGGAAGAAGGGAAATCACCTCCACCGACTTTCGTCACTCGGAGAATTGAAGGTATGAAAAATGAGCAAGCGATCTCTGAAGTTCTTTGCTGGGCAAGAGAGCCCTCTCAGCTGAGAAGAATGGCAACAAGAAAGGAGGAGATTTACCAATCTTTGCAGGGTGGAATATATAGATTTCGACCTGGTTCTCAAGAGTTTGTAGATGTTTTGATACATTATAAGATACCAATTGCCCTGGTATCCACCCGGCCAAGGAAAACTCTTGAAAATGCGATTGGAGCTATTGGGATTGAAGGGGTTTTCAGTGTGATTGTGACAGCGGAAGATGTATATAGAGGAAAGCCAGATCCAGAGATGTTTATGTATGCAGCACAACTTTTACAGTTCTTACCTGAGCGTTGTATTGTGTTTGGAAACTCTAATCAAACTGTGGAGGCAGCTCATGATGCACGAATGAAGTGTGTGGCTGTTGCTAGCAAGCATCCAGTATACGAACTTGGAGCTGCTGACTTAGTCGTGAAGCGCTTAGACGAGCTTTCTGTTGTTGATTTAAAGAACCTTGCTGATATTGATTCTCCAGAATTCGGTGAGCCAGAGTTGGAGATGGAGTTTGAGGAAGAGGCTGATCTGTCCTCATCCACGTCAGTGGCGACTGATGATGACTTTTGGTAA